A single window of Qipengyuania sediminis DNA harbors:
- a CDS encoding phospholipase D-like domain-containing protein — MRGEGTGHDGASASPESASADEGVWRYARVERASVIVDADAYFGHMQQAMLEARERIFLIGWDFDTRIHLTRGRRWWQRPYRRECPSRLGSFVDWLVRHRPGLDVRILKWSVSYAQFLLRGSMTLDLVRWARHKRITFKFDSAHPIACSHHQKIAVLDDRLAVCGGIDMTDKRWDTRAHKERDERRRSVGGYRYGPWHDATMMMEGEAAAALAELGRDRWERSGGGDLPHIKPATRSLWPDALEPQFENVEIGIARTRAEYRGNAGVREVEALFLRHIREAKRFIYAESQYFASRAIAEAIARRLGGDDPPEIVIVHPANADGWLEQQAMDHARAALVRAIAAADRHDRFNLLIPYSNDTPIYVHAKLMIVDDAVLRIGSANMNNRSMGLDSECDVVIDSRRPGNGHAAEAIAALRCSLLAEHLGVREEEMPALIERHGTMRSLIETEGQPYGRHLRRYRAPDLPDSLLTLAESELLDPEKPQDIFEPFARGGLFRQGSRLAALRGRLHRRRKGAA; from the coding sequence TTGCGGGGGGAGGGGACCGGGCACGACGGCGCCAGCGCGTCTCCCGAAAGCGCATCGGCGGACGAGGGCGTCTGGCGCTATGCCCGGGTCGAACGCGCCAGCGTTATCGTGGATGCGGACGCCTATTTCGGACATATGCAGCAGGCCATGCTGGAGGCCCGCGAGCGCATCTTCCTGATCGGCTGGGATTTCGACACGCGCATCCATCTCACCCGCGGACGCCGCTGGTGGCAGCGGCCATACCGACGCGAATGCCCCTCGCGGCTCGGAAGCTTCGTCGACTGGCTGGTGCGCCACCGCCCCGGGCTTGACGTGCGGATCCTCAAATGGAGCGTCAGCTACGCCCAGTTCCTATTGCGCGGCAGCATGACGCTCGATCTGGTCCGCTGGGCGCGGCACAAGCGCATCACGTTCAAGTTCGACAGCGCGCATCCGATCGCCTGCTCGCACCACCAGAAGATTGCGGTGCTTGACGACCGGTTGGCGGTCTGTGGCGGGATCGACATGACCGACAAGCGCTGGGACACGCGCGCGCATAAGGAGCGGGACGAGCGGCGGCGCAGCGTCGGCGGTTATCGCTACGGCCCCTGGCACGATGCGACGATGATGATGGAGGGGGAGGCCGCTGCCGCACTCGCCGAGCTTGGCCGGGACCGCTGGGAGCGCTCGGGCGGGGGTGACTTGCCGCACATCAAGCCCGCCACCCGCAGCCTGTGGCCGGATGCGCTGGAACCGCAGTTCGAAAATGTCGAGATCGGCATCGCCCGCACCCGCGCAGAATACCGCGGCAATGCGGGGGTGCGCGAGGTGGAGGCGCTATTCCTGCGCCATATCCGCGAAGCGAAGCGCTTCATCTATGCCGAGAGCCAGTATTTCGCCTCGCGCGCCATCGCCGAGGCGATCGCCAGGCGTTTGGGCGGGGACGATCCGCCCGAGATCGTGATCGTCCACCCCGCCAACGCCGATGGCTGGCTCGAACAGCAGGCGATGGACCATGCCCGCGCGGCGCTGGTGCGCGCGATTGCCGCCGCCGACCGGCACGATCGCTTCAACCTGCTGATCCCCTATTCGAACGACACCCCGATCTATGTCCACGCCAAGCTGATGATTGTGGACGATGCAGTGCTGCGGATCGGCTCGGCGAACATGAACAACCGGTCGATGGGGCTCGACAGCGAATGCGACGTCGTGATCGATTCGCGCCGCCCCGGGAACGGGCATGCGGCGGAGGCGATCGCTGCCTTACGCTGCTCGCTGCTCGCCGAGCATCTGGGCGTCAGGGAAGAGGAAATGCCCGCCTTGATCGAACGGCACGGCACGATGCGTTCGCTGATCGAGACCGAGGGCCAGCCCTATGGGCGGCATCTTCGCCGCTACCGCGCGCCCGACCTGCCGGATAGTCTACTCACGCTCGCTGAATCGGAGCTGCTTGATCCCGAAAAGCCGCAGGACATCTTCGAACCCTTTGCCAGGGGCGGGCTGTTTCGCCAGGGCAGCCGGCTTGCGGCGCTGCGGGGCCGCCTCCATCGCCGCAGGAAAGGTGCAGCATGA
- the tsaE gene encoding tRNA (adenosine(37)-N6)-threonylcarbamoyltransferase complex ATPase subunit type 1 TsaE: MIEALPGLAAMEALGARIAARLRPGDVVALSGPLGAGKTTLARAIIAACGHGGEVPSPTFTILETYPGCAPPLVHADFYRLERTAEAEELGLDDYRDGAALIAEWPDRAGGFTREPGCLSIALEVVGEGRRAIVRGEEAWLGRMP; encoded by the coding sequence GTGATCGAAGCGCTGCCGGGCCTCGCCGCGATGGAGGCGCTGGGCGCGCGCATCGCAGCCCGGCTCAGGCCCGGCGACGTGGTCGCGCTGTCAGGGCCGCTTGGCGCCGGCAAGACGACGCTTGCGCGCGCCATCATCGCCGCCTGCGGGCATGGGGGGGAGGTGCCTTCGCCCACCTTCACCATTCTCGAAACCTATCCCGGCTGCGCCCCCCCGCTCGTGCATGCCGATTTCTACCGGCTCGAGCGGACCGCCGAAGCGGAGGAGCTGGGGCTCGACGATTATCGCGACGGGGCCGCACTGATCGCGGAATGGCCGGATCGGGCGGGCGGGTTTACCCGCGAGCCCGGCTGCCTCTCGATCGCGCTGGAAGTGGTGGGCGAGGGGCGGCGCGCCATTGTGCGCGGCGAAGAGGCGTGGCTAGGACGCATGCCATGA
- a CDS encoding (deoxy)nucleoside triphosphate pyrophosphohydrolase, with the protein MQGIPTTLLAVAGALRRPGGAWLMQRRPAGKHYGGYWEVPGGKVEPGELPGAALVRELREELGVDIAPGGPHPLTFAAGPRTDAPGVLVILLYTITAWRGEPRACEPGASIGWFTPEDMASLLRPPLDIAMCDALAATSW; encoded by the coding sequence TTGCAAGGAATTCCGACAACCCTGCTCGCGGTCGCTGGCGCTCTGCGGCGACCCGGCGGGGCGTGGCTGATGCAGCGGCGCCCCGCCGGAAAACATTACGGAGGCTATTGGGAGGTGCCGGGCGGCAAGGTCGAACCGGGCGAACTGCCCGGCGCGGCGCTCGTTCGCGAACTACGCGAGGAGTTGGGGGTGGACATCGCGCCCGGCGGCCCGCACCCGCTGACCTTCGCGGCCGGCCCCCGTACCGATGCGCCGGGCGTACTTGTCATCCTGCTTTACACTATCACGGCTTGGCGGGGCGAACCGCGCGCCTGCGAGCCCGGCGCCAGCATCGGCTGGTTCACCCCCGAGGACATGGCGTCGCTTCTGCGCCCCCCGCTCGACATCGCGATGTGCGACGCACTCGCCGCAACCTCATGGTAG
- a CDS encoding hemerythrin domain-containing protein, with product MNAAEDIFARLKQDHDKHRALLDRLKACGPADPGRAALFETLTKELKGHAAAEEQALYSTMLRKPPTTADTRHSVAEHHEIEEALNDLAATDPQSGDWQAKLQQLDHRYRHHIDEEEQEHFPEFEEYLTNEDRAWMRSVFERRKHEETAEAEVTPERKEDAKE from the coding sequence ATGAATGCTGCCGAGGATATCTTTGCCCGTCTCAAGCAGGATCACGACAAGCACCGCGCGCTTCTCGACCGGTTGAAGGCCTGCGGGCCCGCGGACCCGGGTCGCGCCGCGCTTTTCGAAACGCTGACCAAGGAGCTGAAGGGCCATGCCGCCGCGGAGGAGCAGGCGCTCTATTCCACTATGCTGAGGAAGCCGCCGACGACCGCCGACACCCGCCATTCGGTCGCCGAGCACCACGAGATCGAGGAGGCGCTGAACGATCTTGCCGCCACCGATCCGCAATCGGGCGACTGGCAGGCCAAGCTCCAGCAACTCGACCACCGCTATCGCCACCACATCGACGAGGAGGAGCAGGAGCATTTCCCCGAGTTCGAGGAATACTTGACGAATGAGGACCGGGCGTGGATGCGATCGGTCTTCGAACGGCGCAAACACGAGGAAACGGCCGAGGCCGAGGTGACGCCGGAGCGGAAGGAAGACGCAAAGGAGTAG
- the folE gene encoding GTP cyclohydrolase I FolE: MSSLVGADEDQPAGKPPVPEHVQAAVRTLIEWAGDDPSREGLVDTPSRVARAWREYCQGYGENPAIHLSRIFEEVGGYDEIVLLRDIPFQSHCEHHMAPIIGVAHIAYLPTDFVVGISKLARVLHGFARRLQVQERLTAEVAECIWNNLKPQGVAVVIEASHACMTARGVRTPGVRMTTSRMMGVFRDDLKSREEVLKLMGF; this comes from the coding sequence ATGAGCAGTCTTGTCGGGGCAGACGAGGACCAGCCCGCGGGCAAACCGCCGGTGCCCGAGCATGTGCAGGCGGCGGTGCGCACGCTGATCGAATGGGCGGGCGACGATCCGTCGCGCGAAGGGCTGGTGGATACGCCCAGCCGCGTCGCGCGGGCGTGGCGCGAATACTGCCAGGGCTATGGCGAGAATCCGGCCATTCACCTCAGCCGCATCTTCGAGGAGGTGGGCGGCTACGACGAGATCGTGCTTCTGCGCGACATTCCGTTCCAGTCGCATTGCGAGCATCACATGGCGCCCATCATCGGGGTCGCGCATATCGCCTATCTGCCGACCGACTTCGTGGTCGGGATCAGCAAGCTGGCGCGCGTGCTCCACGGCTTCGCGCGGCGGCTGCAGGTGCAGGAGCGGCTGACCGCGGAGGTCGCCGAATGCATCTGGAACAATCTGAAACCGCAAGGCGTCGCGGTGGTGATCGAAGCGAGCCACGCCTGCATGACGGCGCGCGGCGTCCGCACCCCGGGGGTCCGGATGACCACCAGCCGCATGATGGGGGTCTTCAGAGACGATCTGAAGAGTCGCGAGGAAGTGCTTAAGCTGATGGGCTTCTAG
- a CDS encoding S-adenosyl-L-homocysteine hydrolase, with protein sequence MKFIANTTASLAALAVLATPLPAQASATDDAEAVRKLDIMLMVTSLRCRKTADNFQADYQRFSSSHLATLNAASRTLQADLVKSGNTGKRALDKISVSMANAYGNGHPWLGCGELKRITQDLTKNAKPTQLATAAQDLLSARPRGQWAMAGGR encoded by the coding sequence ATGAAATTCATTGCAAACACCACCGCCTCGCTAGCCGCTCTCGCCGTGCTGGCAACGCCGCTCCCGGCCCAGGCGTCGGCCACGGACGATGCCGAGGCGGTGCGCAAGCTCGACATCATGCTGATGGTCACCTCCCTGCGCTGCCGCAAGACGGCGGACAATTTCCAGGCGGATTATCAGCGCTTTTCAAGCAGCCATCTGGCGACACTCAACGCCGCCAGCCGCACGCTGCAGGCCGATCTCGTCAAGTCCGGCAACACCGGCAAGCGCGCGCTCGACAAGATCAGCGTCAGCATGGCCAACGCCTATGGCAACGGCCACCCCTGGCTCGGCTGCGGCGAGCTGAAGCGGATCACGCAGGACCTGACCAAGAACGCCAAGCCGACGCAGCTGGCAACAGCGGCGCAGGACTTGCTGTCCGCGCGTCCGCGCGGCCAATGGGCTATGGCGGGCGGCCGCTGA
- a CDS encoding aminoglycoside phosphotransferase family protein, giving the protein MSDLPQDLDSFLAAAGWGDAEIAPLPGDASFRRYFRVTKGGAAAMLMHAPPPHEDPRPFIAVARWLAEHGLRAPAILSAEPAAGWVLLEDFGNSRFREHVDAHPDNERPLYEGAVDALVALHRLGPGPFPVYDLAEYSREAGLFTEWFCPDRGLAVDARDWRAAWDVVLAPVLTRQAPGVVVLKDYHAENIMLPPDGTQGLIDFQDALVGHPAYDLVSLLQDARRDVLPILERAMLDRYIAAAAPGPEFEADYAVLGAQRNAKIVGVFTRLARRDGKPRYLGLIPRVWALLERDLAHPALRPVAAWFADNIPASVRANLGSTAA; this is encoded by the coding sequence ATGAGTGATCTGCCGCAGGATCTCGATTCCTTCCTCGCCGCCGCCGGGTGGGGCGATGCGGAGATCGCGCCGCTGCCGGGCGATGCCTCCTTCCGGCGCTATTTCCGGGTCACGAAGGGCGGAGCGGCCGCGATGCTGATGCACGCCCCGCCGCCGCACGAGGACCCGCGCCCCTTCATCGCGGTGGCGCGCTGGCTTGCCGAACACGGCCTGCGCGCGCCCGCGATCCTTTCCGCCGAACCGGCAGCGGGCTGGGTGCTGCTCGAGGATTTCGGCAACTCGCGCTTCCGCGAGCATGTCGATGCGCATCCCGACAACGAGCGCCCGCTGTACGAAGGCGCGGTCGACGCGCTGGTGGCGCTGCACCGCCTCGGCCCGGGGCCGTTCCCGGTCTACGACCTTGCCGAATACAGCCGCGAGGCGGGGCTGTTCACCGAATGGTTCTGTCCTGATCGCGGGCTGGCGGTGGATGCGCGCGACTGGCGCGCTGCCTGGGACGTGGTGCTCGCCCCCGTCCTCACCCGCCAGGCGCCGGGCGTGGTGGTGCTGAAGGATTATCATGCCGAAAACATCATGCTGCCGCCCGATGGCACGCAGGGGCTGATCGATTTCCAGGACGCACTGGTGGGGCATCCGGCCTATGATCTCGTCAGCCTGCTGCAGGACGCGCGGCGCGACGTGCTGCCGATCTTGGAGCGGGCGATGCTCGATCGCTACATCGCCGCCGCCGCGCCGGGGCCGGAGTTCGAAGCGGATTACGCCGTGCTCGGCGCGCAGCGCAACGCCAAGATCGTGGGCGTCTTCACCCGCCTCGCGCGGCGCGATGGCAAGCCGCGCTATCTAGGGCTGATCCCGCGCGTCTGGGCGCTGCTCGAGCGCGATCTGGCGCATCCCGCGCTGCGCCCCGTCGCCGCCTGGTTTGCGGACAATATTCCCGCGTCCGTGCGCGCCAATCTCGGCAGCACAGCCGCATGA
- a CDS encoding PAS domain-containing sensor histidine kinase, whose protein sequence is MSDFSPAFLVIAGLLLALWTAGAGWVILRTSARAAEGKAARRSARRMARMIEDAPAIPLLVRADMRIEAPERLAGWLGLDHLPQYLSDLAGSEGRGMSPEQVAELASNVKRTQRTAAPFAYSVTPPGSRRGLALRGMLADPAISPSGSALVWVFDFTESERELAQLRREAARAREDFGALVGLIEAAPIPMWFRGNDHKLRLVNAAYVSAVGAPGPEAVVEGQIELVEETGGENAAEVARRAAERRKPVERVVTATINGARRTLRVTDLPLAAEGVAGYAIDIEDQEEVARAFRAFRDAQRSMLDQISIGVAQFDVHRRISFANQPFYRVFNLPPGTVGEKTGFEQVLRLAREGGRIPEVRDFPAWRDEKARWFTLSAPVEEHWPLQGSVHLRIVAQPMPDGGLVLIAEDRTEQLALSAGRDTLLRTRAATFDNLFEALAIFAPGGTVELWNRGFPHAWGIEPEQLEAHPQADALLEAIAGRLAEPKRIAAIGEVIRMATLDRQRGEGVAELSDGRTLEYACVPLPDGNGLFTVLDVTASRQAEDALRERNRALEEADAVMTRFLANMSYEFRTPLTSIGGFAELLVSGVGGELSPQAREYAEAIAQSVGKLTEQVENVLDLSQSEAGLMPLNKQPLELHPLLSNLVRAREAVILSGGLTLNLRGDAGRKIAADAAQLARAFAHLLDNAIAATPAGGRITIEIRAAGQGAKVTITDTGTGMTQPELARALEGLRTSGDGLVTERRQGLGLPLARRLIESHGGTLDLKSRKGAGTTATVTLP, encoded by the coding sequence ATGAGCGATTTTTCGCCCGCGTTCCTCGTCATCGCCGGCCTGCTGCTTGCCCTGTGGACGGCAGGGGCGGGGTGGGTGATCCTGCGCACGAGCGCCCGCGCGGCGGAGGGCAAGGCGGCCCGGCGAAGCGCCCGGCGGATGGCGCGCATGATCGAGGACGCGCCCGCCATTCCCCTGCTGGTGCGCGCAGATATGCGAATCGAGGCCCCCGAGCGGCTGGCGGGCTGGCTCGGGCTCGATCATCTGCCGCAATATCTCAGCGATCTCGCCGGCAGCGAGGGGCGGGGCATGTCGCCCGAGCAAGTGGCAGAGCTCGCCTCCAACGTGAAACGCACGCAGCGTACCGCCGCGCCCTTCGCTTATTCGGTAACACCGCCCGGCTCGCGCCGCGGCCTGGCGCTGCGCGGCATGCTGGCGGACCCGGCCATTTCCCCTAGCGGATCGGCGCTGGTCTGGGTCTTCGATTTTACCGAAAGCGAGCGCGAACTGGCGCAATTGCGGCGCGAGGCGGCCCGCGCGCGCGAGGATTTCGGCGCGCTCGTCGGGCTGATCGAAGCCGCCCCCATTCCGATGTGGTTCCGTGGCAACGACCACAAGCTGCGCCTCGTCAATGCAGCCTATGTCTCCGCCGTCGGCGCGCCCGGGCCGGAGGCCGTGGTCGAGGGGCAGATCGAGCTTGTCGAAGAGACGGGCGGGGAGAACGCCGCCGAAGTCGCGCGCCGCGCCGCCGAGCGCCGCAAGCCCGTGGAGCGGGTCGTCACCGCCACCATCAACGGCGCGCGCCGCACCTTGCGCGTCACCGATCTCCCGCTCGCGGCGGAAGGTGTCGCGGGCTATGCCATCGACATCGAGGATCAGGAGGAGGTGGCGCGCGCCTTCCGCGCCTTCCGCGATGCTCAGCGCTCGATGCTCGATCAGATCTCGATCGGGGTGGCGCAGTTCGACGTCCACCGCCGCATCTCCTTTGCCAATCAGCCCTTTTATCGCGTCTTCAACCTGCCGCCGGGCACGGTGGGCGAGAAGACCGGGTTCGAGCAAGTGCTGCGCCTCGCGCGCGAGGGCGGGCGCATTCCCGAGGTGCGCGACTTTCCCGCCTGGCGCGACGAGAAGGCGCGCTGGTTCACGCTCTCCGCGCCGGTGGAGGAGCACTGGCCGCTTCAGGGCAGCGTCCATCTGCGCATCGTCGCGCAGCCCATGCCCGATGGCGGGCTGGTGCTGATCGCGGAGGACCGCACCGAGCAGCTCGCGCTCAGCGCGGGGCGCGACACGCTGTTGCGCACGCGCGCTGCAACCTTCGACAATCTGTTCGAAGCGCTCGCCATCTTCGCGCCCGGCGGCACCGTCGAGCTGTGGAACCGCGGCTTCCCGCACGCCTGGGGGATCGAGCCCGAGCAGCTCGAGGCGCACCCGCAGGCGGACGCCTTGCTGGAAGCGATCGCGGGGCGGCTCGCCGAGCCCAAGCGGATCGCCGCGATCGGCGAGGTCATCCGCATGGCGACGCTCGACCGGCAGCGGGGCGAGGGGGTGGCGGAGCTGTCCGACGGGCGCACGCTCGAATACGCCTGCGTGCCGCTCCCCGATGGCAACGGGCTCTTCACCGTGCTCGATGTCACCGCCTCGCGGCAGGCCGAAGATGCCCTGCGCGAACGCAACCGCGCGCTGGAGGAGGCGGACGCGGTGATGACCCGCTTCCTCGCCAATATGAGCTACGAGTTCCGCACCCCGCTGACCTCGATCGGCGGCTTTGCCGAACTATTGGTGAGCGGGGTGGGCGGCGAGCTTTCTCCGCAGGCCCGCGAATATGCGGAGGCGATCGCGCAGTCGGTGGGCAAGCTGACCGAGCAGGTCGAAAACGTGCTCGACCTGTCGCAGAGCGAGGCGGGGCTGATGCCGCTCAACAAGCAGCCGCTCGAGCTGCACCCGCTGCTTTCGAACCTGGTGCGCGCGCGCGAGGCGGTCATTCTTTCGGGCGGGCTGACGCTCAACCTGCGCGGCGATGCCGGGCGCAAGATTGCGGCCGATGCCGCGCAGCTCGCCCGCGCCTTCGCTCATTTGCTCGACAACGCCATTGCCGCCACCCCGGCGGGGGGGCGCATCACGATCGAGATCAGGGCGGCGGGGCAGGGCGCGAAGGTGACGATTACTGACACCGGAACCGGGATGACGCAGCCCGAGCTCGCGCGCGCTCTCGAAGGCCTGCGCACCAGCGGCGACGGGCTGGTAACCGAACGGCGGCAGGGCCTCGGCCTGCCGCTCGCCCGACGGCTGATCGAATCGCACGGCGGGACGCTCGACCTCAAGAGCCGCAAGGGCGCCGGGACAACGGCCACGGTAACGCTGCCGTGA
- the ahcY gene encoding adenosylhomocysteinase, with the protein MNAFTDYVIKDIALADYGRAEIKIAETEMPGLMAVREEYGPSQPLKGARITGSLHMTIQTAVLIETLVALGAEVRWATCNIFSTQDHAAAAIAAQDIPVFAIKGESLAEYWDYVGSIFDWSREGDEDRTCNLILDDGGDATMFALWGARVEAGEDLPEPGNAEEIEFQRALKAFLKKKPGYLTATVRAIKGVSEETTTGVHRLYHLAKQGKLPFPAINVNDSVTKSKFDNLYGCRESLVDAIRRATDVMLSGKVACVAGYGDVGKGSAQSLRNGGARVLVTEIDPICALQAAMEGYEVVTMEDAVTRADIFVTTTGNEDVITAAHMKAMKPMAIVCNIGHFDSEIQISALDNYEWTELKPGTDLVKFPDGKEIIVLAKGRLVNLACATGHPSFVMSCSFTNQTLAQIELWTKSGEYGNEVYVLPKHLDEKVAALHLDKLGVKLTRLTKVQADYIGVPVEGPYKPEHYRY; encoded by the coding sequence GTGAACGCGTTCACCGATTACGTCATCAAGGATATCGCGCTTGCCGATTACGGCCGCGCCGAGATCAAGATCGCCGAGACCGAGATGCCCGGCCTGATGGCCGTGCGCGAGGAGTACGGGCCGTCGCAGCCGCTGAAAGGCGCGCGGATCACCGGATCGCTGCACATGACGATCCAGACCGCGGTGCTGATCGAAACGCTGGTGGCGCTGGGCGCGGAAGTCCGCTGGGCGACCTGCAACATCTTTTCGACCCAGGACCACGCCGCCGCCGCGATTGCGGCTCAGGACATCCCCGTCTTCGCGATCAAGGGCGAGAGCCTGGCCGAATACTGGGATTATGTCGGCAGCATATTCGACTGGTCGCGCGAGGGGGACGAGGATCGCACCTGCAACCTCATTCTCGACGATGGCGGCGATGCCACCATGTTCGCGCTGTGGGGCGCGCGGGTGGAGGCGGGCGAGGACCTGCCCGAGCCGGGAAATGCCGAGGAGATCGAGTTCCAGCGCGCGTTGAAGGCGTTCCTCAAGAAAAAGCCCGGCTATCTCACCGCCACGGTCCGCGCCATCAAGGGCGTCAGCGAGGAGACCACCACCGGCGTCCACCGCCTCTACCACCTCGCCAAGCAGGGCAAGCTGCCGTTCCCCGCGATCAACGTGAACGACAGCGTGACCAAGTCCAAGTTCGACAACCTCTACGGCTGCCGCGAATCGCTGGTCGATGCGATCCGCCGGGCGACCGACGTAATGCTTTCCGGCAAGGTCGCCTGCGTCGCCGGCTATGGCGATGTCGGCAAGGGCAGCGCGCAGAGCCTGCGCAACGGCGGGGCGCGCGTGCTGGTGACCGAGATCGACCCGATCTGCGCGCTCCAGGCGGCGATGGAAGGCTATGAGGTCGTGACCATGGAGGACGCCGTGACGCGCGCCGACATCTTCGTCACCACCACCGGCAACGAGGACGTCATTACCGCCGCGCACATGAAGGCGATGAAGCCGATGGCGATCGTGTGCAACATCGGCCATTTCGACAGCGAGATTCAGATCAGCGCGCTCGACAATTACGAATGGACCGAGCTGAAGCCCGGCACCGACCTCGTGAAGTTCCCGGATGGCAAGGAAATCATCGTGCTGGCCAAGGGGCGGCTCGTGAACCTCGCCTGCGCGACCGGGCATCCGAGCTTCGTGATGAGCTGTTCCTTCACCAACCAGACGCTCGCGCAGATCGAGCTGTGGACCAAGTCGGGCGAGTACGGGAACGAAGTCTATGTCCTGCCCAAACATCTCGACGAAAAAGTGGCGGCGCTGCATCTCGACAAGCTGGGCGTGAAGCTGACCAGGCTGACCAAAGTGCAGGCCGATTATATCGGCGTGCCGGTGGAGGGCCCCTACAAGCCCGAGCATTACCGGTATTGA
- a CDS encoding metallopeptidase family protein has translation MIRTLSLEDMEAMARGVLAGLPEPFRAPCAEIVLRAEDFATPAQLAGVGLFDRWELTGLYEGVPLPERTGGGDSGEMPPRIWLFRMPILAEMRSTRVPMEELVRHVVIHEAGHHFGFSDADMHAIENADEG, from the coding sequence ATGATCCGCACGCTCTCGCTCGAGGATATGGAGGCCATGGCGCGCGGGGTCCTGGCCGGCCTTCCCGAGCCGTTCCGCGCGCCCTGCGCTGAAATCGTGCTGAGGGCGGAGGACTTCGCGACCCCGGCGCAGCTTGCTGGTGTCGGTCTCTTCGACCGCTGGGAACTGACCGGGCTTTATGAGGGCGTGCCGTTACCCGAACGGACGGGCGGGGGCGACAGCGGCGAGATGCCGCCGCGCATCTGGCTGTTCCGAATGCCGATCCTCGCCGAGATGCGATCCACCCGCGTGCCCATGGAAGAGCTGGTGCGACATGTGGTCATCCACGAGGCGGGGCACCATTTCGGCTTCTCCGACGCGGACATGCACGCAATCGAAAACGCGGACGAAGGCTAG
- a CDS encoding PilZ domain-containing protein: MAIPRIEQRRRPRIATMVLCELRLYGGQPILTRIRDLSECGIKIASPRPLPAGTRVEIRMPGKEDWAPARVIWHARGLAGLAFAQAMDLPRVRGAESPPTPGPARWRPD; encoded by the coding sequence ATGGCAATCCCGCGTATCGAACAGAGGCGCCGGCCCCGCATCGCGACCATGGTGCTGTGCGAGCTGCGCCTTTACGGCGGCCAGCCGATCCTCACCCGCATCCGCGACCTCAGCGAATGCGGGATAAAGATTGCCAGCCCCCGCCCGCTGCCGGCGGGCACGCGTGTCGAAATCCGGATGCCGGGAAAGGAGGACTGGGCGCCGGCCCGGGTCATCTGGCACGCGCGCGGGCTCGCCGGACTTGCCTTCGCGCAGGCCATGGACCTGCCCCGGGTTCGCGGAGCGGAATCGCCCCCCACCCCCGGCCCCGCGCGGTGGCGGCCAGACTAG
- a CDS encoding peroxiredoxin: MAISVGDRLPDVTLTKAGPEGPEKVQTSDYFAGKTVALFSVPGAFTPTCSARHLPGYVEKAAELKAKGVDEIVATAVNDAFVLGAWKSANGADEVTMLADGNGEFAEAVGLTMDGSGFGMGKRGQRYSMLVKDGVVTQINIEQPGDFSVSSAEHMLGQL, translated from the coding sequence ATGGCGATCTCGGTAGGCGACAGGCTCCCCGATGTAACTCTTACCAAAGCCGGCCCCGAAGGCCCCGAAAAAGTCCAGACCAGCGATTATTTCGCCGGCAAGACGGTGGCCCTTTTCTCGGTACCGGGTGCCTTCACCCCGACCTGCTCGGCCCGGCACCTGCCGGGCTACGTCGAAAAGGCGGCGGAGCTTAAGGCGAAGGGCGTGGACGAAATTGTGGCGACCGCGGTCAACGATGCCTTCGTGCTCGGCGCCTGGAAGAGCGCGAATGGCGCGGACGAGGTCACGATGCTGGCGGACGGCAATGGCGAGTTCGCCGAGGCTGTGGGCCTTACCATGGATGGTTCCGGCTTCGGCATGGGCAAGCGCGGCCAGCGCTATTCGATGCTGGTCAAGGACGGCGTGGTTACGCAGATCAATATCGAGCAGCCCGGCGACTTCTCGGTCTCGAGCGCGGAGCATATGCTCGGCCAGCTTTGA